Proteins from a genomic interval of Psychrobacter fulvigenes:
- a CDS encoding IS3 family transposase, translating to MSACGERLSKKARCLASGKGTSCQKARLIEGLRLKHSLSDLLTIAKLARSSFYYHRAQLWSEDKYADLKQRIRDIYHHHKGRYGYRRITQALKNEGLIHNHKLIARLMSELKLTARIRRQKYRSYKGQCGVIAKNRVKRRFRAGAPNRRWFTDITEFKVGEDKLYLSPILDCYNNEIISYTLSRRPVYDLVKQMLDSALKDIPKKRKEQLTLHSDQGWHYQMKPFAKSLKANHIKQSMSRKGSCLDNALMEGFFGTLKCETIYIEKPRTVEALEQQIHEYIHYYNHERIQMKLKGLSPVKYRTQSLIQT from the coding sequence ATATCTGCGTGCGGAGAACGCCTATCTAAAAAAGCTCGATGCCTTGCTTCGGGAAAAGGAACAAGCTGTCAAAAAGCAAGGCTCATCGAAGGATTAAGACTAAAGCACTCGTTATCTGACTTACTCACCATAGCAAAGCTTGCAAGGAGTAGTTTCTACTATCATAGAGCACAGCTTTGGAGTGAAGATAAATACGCTGATCTCAAGCAGCGTATCAGGGATATCTACCATCATCATAAAGGTCGGTATGGCTACCGGCGAATTACCCAAGCGCTTAAGAATGAGGGCCTAATTCACAACCATAAACTGATTGCACGGCTTATGAGTGAGCTTAAGCTGACTGCTAGAATCAGACGACAGAAGTATCGATCCTACAAAGGACAGTGCGGCGTCATAGCTAAGAATAGAGTCAAGCGCAGGTTCAGAGCAGGTGCGCCTAATCGTCGTTGGTTTACTGACATTACTGAGTTTAAAGTGGGCGAGGATAAGTTGTATCTGTCTCCAATATTAGATTGCTATAACAATGAAATCATCAGTTATACGCTCTCAAGACGACCCGTGTATGACTTGGTGAAGCAGATGCTAGATAGTGCACTTAAAGACATACCTAAAAAGCGCAAGGAGCAGCTAACATTACATTCAGATCAAGGCTGGCATTATCAGATGAAGCCGTTTGCAAAGTCGCTTAAAGCGAATCATATTAAGCAAAGTATGAGCCGTAAGGGGAGTTGCTTAGACAATGCATTGATGGAAGGGTTCTTCGGTACGCTGAAGTGTGAGACGATTTATATTGAGAAACCAAGAACCGTTGAGGCTTTAGAGCAACAGATTCATGAGTATATTCACTACTATAATCATGAGAGAATTCAGATGAAACTAAAAGGACTGAGCCCTGTGAAATACAGAACTCAGTCCTTGATACAAACTTAA
- a CDS encoding helix-turn-helix domain-containing protein: MRYDLDFKIKVIAYYKEGHSSSATGEKFGLDNKMVSKWVQQYQHGGIDAIKPKTSKAKYSSDFKHQVLTTMLTQGLSQSETALTFNISSPALISHWHKAYRLYGMSGLTSKHKGSSTVTSPITDKPDDEKTPAELKRELQYLRAENAYLKKLDALLREKEQAVKKQGSSKD, translated from the coding sequence ATGCGTTACGATCTAGACTTTAAGATCAAAGTCATTGCATACTACAAAGAAGGACATAGTAGCAGTGCGACAGGTGAGAAGTTTGGACTTGATAACAAGATGGTATCTAAGTGGGTTCAGCAGTATCAACATGGCGGTATAGACGCCATCAAACCTAAAACCAGTAAAGCTAAATACAGTAGCGACTTTAAACATCAAGTACTAACCACCATGCTGACGCAAGGATTAAGTCAATCTGAGACGGCGCTGACATTCAATATCAGCTCACCAGCTCTTATCAGTCATTGGCATAAAGCTTATCGGCTCTACGGTATGTCTGGACTAACTTCTAAACATAAAGGTAGCAGCACCGTGACATCTCCTATCACAGACAAACCCGATGATGAAAAGACCCCAGCAGAGCTCAAACGTGAACTGCAATATCTGCGTGCGGAGAACGCCTATCTAAAAAAGCTCGATGCCTTGCTTCGGGAAAAGGAACAAGCTGTCAAAAAGCAAGGCTCATCGAAGGATTAA
- the yidC gene encoding membrane protein insertase YidC, whose protein sequence is MQKIFRVMIIIAMLITAYLLILAWRDDYADAPAVDTTPEVATSIGADIPSTTGAVGDIPVQTLPVDADIATTAPTKDASLITVTTNRYDIKINPEGGDIVYAALKQYDATLDSDEPFVLLENNSNRVYVAQSGLIGKDGIDTAEGRANYSYAATNYKMQDGQQTLSVPLTYQKDGVKITKTFTFTQDKYPIDISYQIQNASAQPWQGQMFAQLKRDDSKDPGMSDKGALSMATYLGGAWGTPDDPYNKLKFGNFSSDELKLTSDKGWVGVVQHYFVSAWTPENFTGKFFSRETGGDYFIGFNSQPVNVGANKQATLNATLYAGPKVQSELNEVAVGLNQTVDYGLLWPISKILFAILDGIQNIIGNWGWSIIALTILVKIALMWFSNKSYYSMAKMRAIAPRLAALKEEHGDDRMKMSQEMMSIYKEEKVNPMAGCLPILMQMPIFLALYWVLVESVELRHAPWILWIQDLSAMDPWFILPLLMGASMFVQQQLNPQPTDPMQAKVMKFLPIIFTAFMLFFPAGLVLYWTVNNLFSMTHQYVVNKKVEEEQKQRTVKVLD, encoded by the coding sequence ATGCAAAAGATATTTCGGGTGATGATCATCATTGCGATGTTAATCACCGCTTATCTGCTGATTTTGGCATGGCGAGATGATTATGCCGATGCGCCAGCTGTAGACACGACGCCTGAGGTTGCAACTTCAATAGGTGCTGATATTCCATCTACGACTGGTGCGGTAGGTGATATTCCTGTACAGACGTTACCTGTGGATGCTGATATTGCGACGACGGCGCCTACGAAGGATGCAAGTCTTATTACGGTTACGACCAATCGCTATGACATCAAGATCAATCCAGAAGGCGGCGATATTGTTTATGCAGCGTTGAAGCAGTATGACGCTACATTGGATAGCGATGAGCCTTTTGTGCTGCTAGAAAACAATAGCAATCGTGTTTATGTGGCTCAGTCTGGTCTGATTGGTAAAGACGGTATTGATACTGCGGAAGGTCGCGCTAACTACAGTTATGCTGCTACCAACTATAAGATGCAAGATGGTCAGCAAACGTTATCAGTGCCGCTAACTTATCAAAAAGATGGCGTAAAAATCACCAAGACCTTTACCTTTACTCAAGATAAATACCCCATTGATATTAGCTATCAAATTCAAAACGCTTCTGCACAGCCGTGGCAAGGGCAGATGTTTGCGCAGCTAAAGCGTGATGATAGTAAAGATCCAGGTATGTCTGATAAAGGTGCGCTAAGTATGGCAACCTACTTGGGTGGCGCTTGGGGTACACCTGATGATCCATACAATAAGCTGAAATTTGGTAACTTCAGTAGTGATGAATTGAAACTGACCAGTGATAAAGGTTGGGTTGGGGTAGTACAGCACTATTTTGTATCTGCATGGACACCTGAGAACTTCACTGGTAAGTTTTTTAGCCGTGAAACTGGCGGTGATTACTTTATTGGTTTCAACAGCCAACCTGTCAATGTTGGCGCTAACAAACAAGCGACCTTAAACGCGACCTTGTATGCAGGACCAAAAGTACAGTCTGAGCTCAATGAGGTCGCAGTAGGTCTCAACCAGACTGTTGATTATGGTTTGTTATGGCCAATATCAAAAATCTTATTTGCCATACTTGATGGTATTCAGAATATTATTGGTAACTGGGGTTGGTCAATCATTGCTCTAACCATCTTGGTCAAGATAGCTCTTATGTGGTTCTCGAACAAGAGCTACTATTCGATGGCAAAAATGCGCGCTATCGCGCCAAGATTAGCTGCGCTAAAAGAAGAACACGGCGACGATCGCATGAAGATGTCGCAAGAAATGATGAGCATTTACAAAGAAGAAAAAGTCAATCCAATGGCAGGGTGTTTGCCGATATTGATGCAGATGCCGATTTTCTTAGCCTTGTACTGGGTGTTGGTCGAGAGTGTTGAGCTGCGTCACGCTCCATGGATCTTATGGATTCAGGATTTATCGGCAATGGATCCTTGGTTTATACTGCCTTTACTAATGGGTGCGTCGATGTTTGTACAGCAACAGCTAAATCCACAGCCAACTGATCCAATGCAAGCAAAAGTTATGAAGTTTTTACCGATTATCTTTACCGCTTTCATGCTGTTTTTCCCAGCAGGTCTGGTATTGTACTGGACGGTGAACAACTTATTCAGTATGACGCATCAGTATGTTGTCAATAAAAAAGTAGAAGAAGAGCAAAAACAACGTACTGTTAAAGTCCTTGATTGA
- the yidD gene encoding membrane protein insertion efficiency factor YidD, whose product MKIFKILLNNFFYNLFNFFIVFYQNTISPILPARCRYYPTCSNYGKQALAWHGVWAGSWLLVKRISRCHPLGGHGIDFVPLPLADYSYHYLSLGNVDVQGLGVYRDNNSYVSRLNHLMRLR is encoded by the coding sequence ATGAAAATTTTTAAAATATTATTAAATAATTTTTTCTATAATTTATTTAATTTTTTTATTGTATTCTATCAAAATACAATAAGCCCAATACTTCCTGCTCGTTGTCGATATTATCCGACTTGTTCTAATTATGGTAAACAAGCATTAGCTTGGCATGGCGTTTGGGCAGGTAGCTGGCTGTTAGTAAAACGTATAAGTCGTTGTCACCCTTTAGGAGGGCATGGCATTGATTTTGTGCCCCTACCTTTAGCTGATTATAGTTATCATTATTTATCATTAGGTAATGTAGACGTTCAAGGATTAGGTGTTTACCGAGATAACAACAGCTATGTTTCACGTCTCAATCACTTGATGAGGTTAAGATAA